The proteins below are encoded in one region of Stieleria sp. JC731:
- a CDS encoding DUF116 domain-containing protein, with the protein MSTGFSSTETNTGHDSTPSTGGKSRRRKTSHLKEVPESLALRESLRDRCDQVADRLDRSVPMTKDELEQIARRTLEEADLPEAYLGWMMVMISSSFWRHQLRTVPPERRLFLLPHCLKHAEGCPADYDEFGMNCKECGACSIADFRGLAEEMGYRVLVAEGSPVVMKIIVGGYVDAVVGVACLNVLEKAIDKVLLAGIPCMAVPLLSSDCRNTKVDEAWVDQMIRTPYEPAEQQTRSYVHLMRAAGELFEPTRLESIVPRSRGKLPFGDGELNAAKVAAMDAIEATEHISYDFLTRGGKHSRPFITMAAYDAMTGGDCTSKSGAESVKKIPAAVLRAALSIETFHKASLVHDDIEDDDGFRYGQPALHKEFGIPTAINVGDYLVGMGYRLISDRAAMQGADASAQLDVLDCLAAAHTRLGEGQGAELVWRDAADRKLTPLDALKIYALKTSPAFEAALFSGVRLGASDADESKIEEYRQAIRTFSRNLGVAFQILNDLGDFAGDDHNKMSAGGDTFGGRPTLLWALALESLDPEAKQRLLHLASPECQVNDQARLSEVRRLYEKAGVFETAFRLVDKHQERAEAVADSLEPDALRRLLYFLVDTVLERPEIKSTSVVSLGIVAPTA; encoded by the coding sequence TTGTCGACAGGATTTAGCTCCACCGAGACCAACACCGGCCACGACAGCACGCCATCAACAGGCGGTAAAAGTCGTCGTCGCAAAACCAGTCACCTCAAAGAGGTCCCCGAATCGCTAGCCCTACGCGAAAGCTTGCGAGACCGTTGCGATCAAGTGGCCGATCGTCTGGACCGATCCGTCCCGATGACCAAAGATGAACTCGAGCAGATCGCCAGACGAACGCTCGAAGAAGCCGATCTGCCGGAAGCCTACCTGGGCTGGATGATGGTGATGATCAGCTCATCGTTTTGGCGACATCAACTTCGGACCGTCCCGCCAGAACGGCGACTATTCCTGCTACCGCACTGCCTAAAGCACGCCGAAGGGTGCCCAGCGGATTACGACGAGTTCGGAATGAACTGCAAAGAATGCGGCGCATGCAGCATCGCAGACTTTCGCGGTCTCGCCGAAGAAATGGGATACCGTGTCTTGGTCGCCGAGGGCTCGCCTGTCGTGATGAAGATCATCGTCGGCGGATATGTCGATGCGGTCGTGGGTGTCGCCTGCCTAAATGTGCTCGAAAAAGCCATCGACAAAGTTCTGCTTGCCGGGATTCCCTGCATGGCGGTTCCATTGCTGAGCAGCGATTGCAGAAACACCAAAGTCGACGAAGCGTGGGTCGATCAAATGATCCGCACGCCGTACGAGCCAGCCGAACAACAAACGCGTAGCTACGTTCACCTCATGCGTGCCGCGGGCGAGTTATTCGAACCGACTCGACTTGAATCGATCGTGCCGCGTTCGCGCGGCAAGCTTCCCTTTGGCGATGGCGAACTGAACGCTGCGAAAGTCGCAGCGATGGATGCGATCGAAGCGACCGAACATATCTCGTACGACTTCCTGACCCGAGGCGGCAAACACTCCCGCCCGTTCATCACCATGGCTGCGTATGACGCCATGACCGGTGGCGATTGCACCAGCAAGTCAGGTGCGGAATCTGTCAAGAAGATCCCAGCGGCGGTTCTTCGTGCAGCACTCAGCATCGAAACGTTCCATAAAGCCAGCTTGGTTCACGACGACATCGAAGACGATGATGGCTTTCGCTATGGCCAACCGGCGCTTCACAAGGAATTCGGGATCCCGACGGCAATCAACGTTGGCGATTACTTGGTCGGTATGGGCTATCGCTTAATCAGCGACCGCGCCGCGATGCAAGGCGCCGATGCATCCGCACAATTGGATGTACTGGACTGTCTGGCTGCCGCACACACCCGACTGGGCGAAGGGCAGGGGGCCGAACTCGTTTGGCGAGACGCGGCTGACCGAAAATTGACGCCACTGGACGCATTAAAGATCTACGCGCTAAAGACATCGCCGGCTTTCGAAGCCGCATTGTTTAGCGGAGTTCGACTCGGCGCGAGCGATGCAGACGAGTCTAAGATCGAAGAGTACCGACAAGCGATTCGCACTTTCAGCCGAAACCTCGGTGTCGCGTTCCAAATCCTGAACGACTTGGGCGACTTTGCCGGCGACGATCACAACAAGATGTCCGCCGGTGGCGACACCTTTGGCGGACGCCCCACGCTTCTTTGGGCGTTGGCACTGGAATCGCTCGACCCTGAAGCAAAGCAGCGACTGCTGCACCTCGCTTCGCCCGAATGCCAAGTCAACGACCAAGCCAGGCTTTCCGAAGTCCGCCGCCTTTACGAAAAGGCCGGTGTATTCGAAACCGCATTTCGACTTGTCGATAAGCACCAAGAACGGGCCGAAGCTGTTGCCGATTCACTGGAACCAGACGCCCTTCGCCGGCTACTGTACTTCCTAGTCGATACAGTTTTGGAACGCCCCGAAATCAAATCGACATCGGTCGTCTCACTTGGTATTGTCGCGCCGACCGCATAA
- a CDS encoding prenyltransferase/squalene oxidase repeat-containing protein produces the protein MNDFASQITNVRQQARQTLDQLRQQLINERNERGHWTGTLSPSSLSTATAVSAMCAVLSDSSAPPSIDSTKLRSQVEMGLRYLVGQQNDDGGFGDTDRSHSNIATSYLVLSAATLAEQHGLKSLSADQKSRLNDYLDRSGRLEGLRRRYGKDKTFVVPIMNNMAIAGLISWDEVAALPFEAAVFPQSMYRFLQMPVVSYAIPALVAIGQARHFLGKRAFAPIRMIRSLSVERTLHVLRKMQPESGGYLEATPLTAFVVMSLAATGRSRLDVVESGLRFLNESMLDDGSWPIDTNLATWVTSLSVHALSSDPEDDCSWYSDGLLDWHLSCQHRVRHPFTGAEPGGWGWTDLSGAVPDSDDTPAAILALTKMREHCVRENASEQRLRKIDSAIEMGIGWLLRLQNRNGGWPTFCRGWGKLPFDRSSTDLTAHAIRAIKAAAAADNVSADSNETVKAISQGIRFLNRQQQPDGSWLPLWFGNQDRDDESNPIYGTAKVLACGEGSAENRNQATKYLVASQNVDGGWGGGRSLVEKIHRLADNNRPPHHTESSSDRSEASKTSFDGIKVSSNLCSSVEETALAVEALSMVIWQRRLCENVTSSRFGRSQFHGEVLEQDQQAVNDPVEPSPKAGDAAAGNDEVMEAILRGVDFLVQSVRDRRHEFAWPIGFYFAKLWYHERLYPLIFATTALGKFLRASDANVSPDWPH, from the coding sequence TTGAACGATTTCGCTTCCCAGATTACCAACGTTCGACAACAGGCCCGGCAAACCCTGGATCAATTGCGCCAGCAGTTGATCAACGAGCGAAACGAACGAGGCCATTGGACGGGAACGCTTTCGCCTAGCTCGTTATCGACGGCAACCGCCGTTAGTGCGATGTGTGCGGTCCTATCGGACTCATCAGCGCCCCCCTCGATCGATTCGACAAAGCTTCGATCGCAAGTTGAAATGGGACTTCGCTATCTGGTCGGGCAGCAAAACGATGACGGCGGCTTTGGTGACACCGATCGCAGCCATTCGAATATTGCGACCAGTTATCTGGTTTTGTCAGCAGCGACACTCGCCGAGCAACATGGACTCAAGTCACTTTCCGCTGACCAGAAATCCCGCTTGAACGACTACCTGGATCGATCGGGTCGTCTTGAAGGGCTGCGCCGCCGCTACGGAAAAGACAAAACGTTTGTCGTTCCGATCATGAACAACATGGCGATTGCGGGTTTAATTTCCTGGGACGAAGTCGCGGCGTTGCCATTCGAGGCCGCCGTCTTCCCGCAGTCAATGTACCGATTCTTGCAAATGCCGGTCGTCAGTTATGCGATCCCCGCACTGGTCGCCATCGGCCAAGCGCGGCACTTCCTGGGCAAACGAGCTTTCGCGCCAATCCGTATGATTCGATCCTTGTCGGTTGAGCGAACGTTGCACGTGCTGCGAAAAATGCAGCCCGAAAGCGGCGGCTACCTCGAAGCGACGCCACTGACCGCGTTTGTTGTCATGAGCCTTGCAGCGACGGGACGCAGCAGGCTTGATGTCGTCGAATCTGGACTGCGATTTCTCAATGAGTCCATGCTGGACGATGGCAGCTGGCCAATCGATACGAACCTCGCGACCTGGGTGACATCGCTTTCAGTTCACGCCTTGTCTTCTGATCCCGAGGACGACTGCAGCTGGTACAGCGACGGACTACTGGACTGGCATCTGTCCTGCCAGCACCGTGTCCGCCACCCATTTACGGGCGCTGAACCGGGTGGATGGGGATGGACAGATTTATCCGGTGCAGTTCCCGACAGCGATGACACTCCCGCAGCCATCCTGGCACTGACAAAAATGCGTGAACATTGCGTCCGCGAAAACGCAAGCGAGCAGCGTTTGAGGAAAATCGATTCCGCGATCGAAATGGGAATCGGTTGGCTGCTCCGCCTGCAAAATCGCAATGGTGGATGGCCCACGTTTTGTCGCGGCTGGGGAAAACTACCGTTTGACCGCAGCAGCACCGACCTGACGGCGCACGCGATTCGCGCCATCAAAGCTGCCGCGGCCGCCGATAATGTGTCAGCGGATTCAAACGAGACCGTGAAGGCAATTTCCCAAGGCATTCGCTTCCTGAATCGACAACAGCAGCCTGACGGATCGTGGCTGCCACTCTGGTTTGGAAACCAAGATCGAGACGACGAATCGAATCCGATTTACGGTACAGCGAAAGTCCTCGCTTGCGGCGAAGGATCCGCAGAAAACCGAAACCAAGCCACCAAATACCTCGTGGCTTCGCAAAATGTCGACGGTGGCTGGGGTGGCGGTCGTTCACTGGTGGAAAAGATCCATCGCCTGGCCGACAACAATCGCCCCCCCCACCACACGGAATCCTCAAGCGACCGCTCTGAAGCGTCAAAAACCAGCTTCGACGGAATCAAAGTGTCGTCAAACCTGTGTAGCAGCGTAGAAGAAACCGCCTTGGCAGTCGAAGCCCTTTCGATGGTGATCTGGCAACGGAGATTGTGCGAAAACGTCACGTCCTCACGCTTTGGGCGGTCCCAATTTCACGGCGAGGTGTTAGAACAAGATCAACAGGCGGTAAATGATCCCGTGGAACCATCCCCAAAGGCCGGGGACGCCGCCGCTGGGAATGACGAGGTCATGGAGGCTATACTACGGGGAGTCGATTTTTTGGTCCAAAGCGTCCGCGACCGCAGGCACGAGTTTGCTTGGCCGATCGGATTTTATTTTGCCAAGCTCTGGTACCACGAACGACTGTACCCACTGATCTTTGCGACGACCGCCTTGGGAAAATTCCTACGCGCGAGCGACGCAAACGTCTCCCCCGACTGGCCACACTGA
- a CDS encoding beta-ketoacyl-[acyl-carrier-protein] synthase family protein codes for MIAPNLASQLPDEQRIVITGIGLTSPNGNDWQSYREALLENRSGVQPYEIRYFGKTLAGICDFDTRRYQTKKDVRRGTRAGSVGVYAANEAINHSGIDWENTDKSRVGIYVGVTEHGNVETENEIYIIKGFDYDTSCWSHHHNPRTVANNPAGEIALNLGVTGPHYTIGAACAAGNAGLIQGAQMLRLNECDVALAGGTSESIHTFGIFASFNSQNALARHEDPTKASRPFDVARSGIVVAEGGCIYTLERLSDAKRRGAEIYGELVGYAMNTDATDFVLPNPERQAECVQLALKRAGLQADQIDIVSTHATGTSSGDAQECSALRSVFGESENVRINNTKSYIGHAMGAAGALELAGNLPAFQDGVVHPTINVDELDENCALPGLVLNEAQDGRKVDYILNNSFGMLGINSVVIIGRV; via the coding sequence GTGATCGCACCAAACCTTGCTTCGCAGCTTCCTGATGAACAGCGAATCGTCATCACCGGTATCGGGCTGACTTCACCCAACGGCAACGATTGGCAAAGCTATCGTGAGGCGTTGCTGGAAAATCGCAGTGGCGTTCAGCCTTATGAGATTCGTTATTTCGGCAAAACCTTGGCCGGAATCTGCGATTTTGATACGCGTCGCTATCAGACCAAGAAAGACGTCCGCCGCGGAACGCGTGCCGGTAGCGTCGGGGTCTACGCAGCTAACGAAGCGATCAATCACTCGGGAATCGACTGGGAAAATACCGATAAGTCACGTGTCGGGATCTATGTCGGGGTGACCGAGCACGGCAATGTCGAAACCGAAAATGAAATCTACATCATCAAAGGCTTTGACTACGACACGAGCTGTTGGTCGCATCACCACAACCCTCGTACCGTTGCGAACAATCCGGCAGGCGAGATTGCGCTCAATCTGGGCGTGACCGGCCCCCACTACACCATCGGGGCTGCATGTGCGGCAGGCAACGCAGGGTTGATTCAAGGGGCGCAAATGCTGCGTCTGAACGAGTGCGATGTGGCGCTTGCCGGTGGGACCAGCGAAAGCATTCATACCTTCGGGATCTTTGCCAGTTTCAACAGCCAAAACGCTTTGGCGCGGCACGAGGATCCAACCAAGGCTTCTCGTCCGTTTGACGTTGCCCGCAGTGGAATCGTTGTTGCCGAAGGCGGCTGCATTTACACGCTCGAACGTCTGAGCGATGCGAAACGTCGCGGGGCCGAAATTTACGGCGAACTGGTTGGTTATGCGATGAACACCGACGCGACCGACTTCGTTTTGCCCAACCCAGAACGTCAAGCCGAATGTGTGCAGCTGGCTCTGAAGCGGGCCGGGCTGCAGGCCGATCAGATCGATATCGTCAGCACCCATGCGACCGGGACCAGCAGCGGCGACGCCCAGGAATGCTCGGCACTGCGGAGCGTGTTCGGCGAAAGTGAAAACGTCCGAATCAATAACACCAAAAGCTATATCGGACACGCGATGGGGGCTGCCGGTGCACTGGAGCTTGCTGGCAATCTACCCGCGTTCCAAGACGGTGTGGTGCATCCGACGATCAACGTCGATGAGCTGGACGAGAACTGTGCGCTACCTGGACTGGTGCTCAATGAGGCTCAGGATGGCCGCAAGGTTGACTACATCTTGAACAATTCGTTCGGCATGTTGGGAATCAACTCGGTCGTCATCATCGGTCGGGTTTAG
- a CDS encoding acyl carrier protein → MTPAEIREEIIDILEDISPDDDLDDLKDDVAFREQLELDSMDFLDIVMELRKRHRVQIPEEDYGALASMSSTVEYLEPKMRDIVKS, encoded by the coding sequence ATGACGCCAGCCGAAATCCGCGAAGAAATCATTGACATCCTCGAAGACATTTCGCCGGACGATGATCTGGATGATTTGAAGGATGATGTTGCCTTTCGTGAACAACTCGAATTGGACAGCATGGACTTTCTGGACATCGTGATGGAGCTTCGCAAGCGACACCGAGTTCAGATCCCCGAAGAAGATTACGGCGCACTCGCTAGCATGAGCTCGACGGTTGAGTACCTTGAGCCCAAGATGCGTGACATCGTCAAATCCTAA
- a CDS encoding phytoene desaturase family protein — protein MTETSGNQHYDTIIIGAGMSGLAAGIRLAHYDQRVCILERHYTIGGLNSFYRMGGRDYDVGLHAMTNFARKGSKRGPLAKLIRQLRFSWEDFKLAEQVGSSIRFPGVSLDFSNDAELLESEIAERFPDQIDGYRSLCESLLDYSDMDGGDERFMRSARDVMAEHISEPLLIEMLLCPLMWYGNAREDDMDFGQFCIMFRACYLEGFGRPFKGVRVILKNLVRKFRGLGGELKLRSGVSRIHVDNGRAVGVVLDDGTELTANRILSSAGNVETMRLCDDITEVEVAKAGKLSFIESISILDRMPQSFGFDRTIVFYNDSDKFHWRRPDDELCDARTGVICSPNNYIYDSDEGELPDGVIRITTLANHDRWCNLGDDRYAAEKVRQYDAAVGSSVRFMPDFRQYVVDTDVFTPKTIRRFTWHDNGAVYGAPDKQLDGTTHLPNVFLCGTDQGFVGIVGAIVSGISMANRHCLMP, from the coding sequence GTGACCGAAACAAGCGGCAATCAGCACTACGATACGATCATCATTGGCGCCGGCATGAGCGGGCTGGCCGCGGGGATTCGACTCGCTCACTATGATCAACGCGTCTGCATTCTTGAGCGGCATTACACCATCGGTGGCCTGAATTCGTTCTACCGAATGGGTGGCCGTGATTATGACGTCGGCCTACATGCGATGACAAACTTCGCGCGTAAAGGTTCCAAACGCGGACCATTGGCCAAGCTCATCCGTCAACTGCGATTTAGCTGGGAAGACTTCAAGCTTGCCGAGCAAGTCGGGTCATCAATCCGCTTTCCCGGTGTGTCGCTAGACTTCAGCAACGACGCTGAACTGCTGGAAAGCGAAATCGCCGAACGGTTCCCCGATCAAATCGACGGCTATCGTTCACTTTGCGAATCTTTGCTCGACTATTCCGATATGGATGGCGGTGACGAGCGGTTTATGCGCTCGGCACGCGACGTCATGGCCGAACATATTAGCGAGCCACTGCTGATCGAGATGTTGCTTTGCCCATTGATGTGGTACGGCAATGCTCGCGAAGACGACATGGATTTCGGGCAGTTTTGCATCATGTTTAGAGCCTGTTACTTGGAAGGCTTTGGAAGGCCATTCAAAGGCGTCCGGGTCATTCTGAAAAATCTGGTGCGGAAGTTTCGCGGACTCGGCGGTGAGCTGAAGCTGCGTAGCGGTGTGTCAAGAATTCATGTCGACAACGGTCGAGCGGTCGGTGTCGTTCTGGATGACGGGACCGAGTTGACCGCGAACCGAATTTTGTCGTCTGCGGGAAATGTCGAAACCATGCGACTGTGTGATGACATCACCGAGGTCGAGGTTGCCAAAGCTGGAAAGCTGTCGTTCATCGAATCGATTTCCATTCTCGACCGCATGCCGCAATCGTTTGGATTTGATCGCACCATTGTGTTTTACAACGATAGCGACAAGTTCCATTGGCGACGCCCAGACGACGAGCTTTGTGACGCAAGGACAGGTGTGATCTGCTCGCCCAATAACTACATCTATGATTCCGATGAAGGCGAGCTGCCAGATGGTGTGATTCGGATCACCACACTTGCCAATCACGACCGTTGGTGCAATCTCGGTGATGATCGATACGCGGCCGAAAAGGTCCGTCAATACGATGCGGCAGTCGGTTCGTCGGTACGCTTCATGCCGGACTTTCGTCAGTACGTGGTGGACACCGATGTCTTTACCCCGAAAACGATTCGGCGCTTTACTTGGCACGACAACGGTGCTGTTTATGGTGCTCCCGATAAACAGCTCGATGGGACGACGCACCTTCCCAACGTCTTTCTTTGCGGTACCGACCAAGGATTTGTCGGGATTGTCGGTGCGATCGTCAGTGGCATCAGCATGGCCAATCGCCATTGTTTGATGCCCTAA
- the rsgA gene encoding ribosome small subunit-dependent GTPase A encodes MAKKRSKSKQSRVQFRKRYQGRVRDGDLTRQFNSGETESLADAVKNERVSGKGELTRKRTVSGANSEMPTAADSEANASLIDGRVICAHGLSNTVLADDGRRFDCAIRQVLKSISIEGRGTVVAGDRVKFRAESDRTGMIEFVAPRHGVISRQSRGQQHIIAANVDHLLIVTSAAEPSLKPALVDRFLLTAQQCDVNPVIVINKCDLVDCRQLQPMIGVYASLGFRVLLTSAEQRINIDYLRELLRGKQTALSGQSGVGKSSLLNAVQPGLGLAVAAVSQDNQKGRHTTTTSTLIPLENDPIGAVFDTPGIRQFQLWDITAEEVAGLMPDLRPHVGHCRYANCLHLNEDGCAVKDAVADGKVDPRRYDSYCHLLEEDLLLGRS; translated from the coding sequence ATGGCGAAGAAGCGGTCTAAAAGTAAGCAATCACGCGTTCAGTTTCGAAAGCGGTACCAGGGGCGGGTCCGTGATGGAGACTTGACGCGTCAGTTCAATTCGGGCGAAACCGAATCGCTTGCCGATGCGGTCAAAAACGAACGGGTCAGCGGCAAGGGCGAGTTGACTCGCAAGCGGACTGTCTCTGGGGCTAACTCAGAAATGCCAACTGCGGCCGACAGCGAAGCCAACGCCTCACTGATCGACGGTCGTGTCATCTGTGCCCATGGACTAAGCAACACCGTCTTGGCCGATGATGGTCGTCGATTTGACTGTGCGATTCGCCAGGTCCTGAAGTCGATCAGCATTGAAGGCCGCGGAACCGTTGTCGCTGGGGATCGAGTCAAGTTTCGTGCCGAAAGCGATCGAACCGGGATGATCGAGTTTGTCGCGCCAAGACACGGCGTGATCAGCCGACAAAGTCGCGGCCAGCAGCACATTATCGCGGCAAATGTCGACCACTTGTTGATCGTCACCAGTGCCGCAGAGCCGTCTTTAAAACCGGCGTTGGTTGATCGGTTTTTGCTGACCGCGCAGCAATGCGACGTCAATCCGGTGATCGTGATTAACAAATGCGATCTGGTCGATTGTCGTCAGTTGCAGCCGATGATTGGCGTCTACGCTTCGCTTGGTTTCAGAGTCCTGCTGACAAGTGCAGAGCAACGCATCAACATCGATTACCTACGTGAGTTGCTGCGTGGAAAACAAACCGCATTGTCAGGGCAAAGTGGTGTCGGCAAAAGCAGTTTGCTCAATGCTGTTCAGCCTGGCCTCGGTTTGGCCGTTGCGGCTGTCAGTCAAGACAACCAAAAGGGACGCCATACGACAACGACGTCCACATTGATACCGCTAGAAAATGATCCAATCGGCGCGGTCTTTGATACGCCTGGAATTCGACAGTTTCAACTTTGGGATATCACAGCGGAAGAGGTCGCTGGCTTGATGCCAGATCTGCGACCGCACGTTGGTCACTGTCGGTACGCCAATTGTCTGCACCTGAACGAAGACGGTTGCGCGGTCAAAGATGCAGTCGCCGATGGCAAAGTGGACCCACGGCGATACGATTCGTACTGCCACCTTCTTGAAGAAGACTTGTTGCTAGGGCGGTCGTAA
- a CDS encoding WD40 repeat domain-containing serine/threonine protein kinase — MSVSECPSKQDLEALVNGQLSSELTESTTEHVGACTRCQSAIEQVAIGELQREVDVPIEALVGEQVTALPPSDSAYWKAVSNISMQFDPDPSVDSQYSADSQYTERVHDTSVELQKSTGSESSGSGEVDPGPTIETPAVNLPFLKPSDDPAYIGKLKHFEVARVIGRGGMGIVLEAFDTQLQRTVAIKVLNPEYDKNDLARQRFCREARAAAAISHEHVVAMHNVAKEDDGGIAFLVMQYIEGETLEKRLTQSKPLPPIEAARIAMQIAAGLAAAHERDMVHRDIKPANILLEKSSNRVKLTDFGLARATDDVRLTKTGMVTGTPLYMSPEQATGAGTDERSDLFSLGAVMYEMLTGKSAFEAPSIVGVMKRIMDETPPSPTKLNSAVCGPLSELTMALLEKSPQRRPESAAFVAQTLAEIVSSISPISPLHVPSIASTTTKKVRRSGTHRLVSKNTLRAAWGAGLVGVLSLILAIAFWANGGVSSVETTGPTFPSTVLAGNPGTVWSVDFTPNGDKVAAAIEDGSVRLWDVASQKVLRSFDAHKGIAWTIQFHPNGQLVATSGDDGMVKLWNAETLESEIEWQAGSAVRKIAFSPNGDRIAAGDRKGVVHIWDVNTGDEIATVAQEGSIFSIAWSADGKHIATGGSDKEVRVFDAETLETRQTMHGHPGPIYDLAFAPKGDMLATVGWGKAMFMWNIATGELETELIDETGGDNWSVSFCADGSHAVVAGNDGKCRIWDIATNELAASLTGHASAVHNVSLDSTRYQIATSGRDGTVRVWDLNGIDDVK, encoded by the coding sequence ATGAGCGTCTCCGAATGCCCCTCCAAGCAAGACCTAGAAGCGCTCGTCAACGGGCAGCTCTCTTCTGAACTGACCGAATCGACCACCGAGCATGTTGGCGCGTGCACACGTTGCCAATCCGCAATTGAGCAGGTCGCAATCGGCGAATTGCAACGCGAAGTCGACGTCCCAATCGAAGCATTGGTTGGAGAGCAGGTCACGGCGCTCCCGCCGAGTGACTCCGCCTATTGGAAAGCCGTCAGCAATATCTCGATGCAGTTCGATCCGGATCCAAGTGTTGATTCGCAATACAGCGCGGATTCGCAATACACCGAACGTGTTCATGACACTTCGGTGGAATTGCAGAAATCGACCGGGTCGGAATCGTCAGGTTCGGGCGAAGTCGATCCCGGCCCGACGATCGAAACGCCCGCGGTGAACTTGCCCTTTTTGAAGCCATCGGACGACCCGGCCTACATCGGAAAGCTCAAACACTTTGAAGTCGCACGAGTGATCGGCCGTGGCGGCATGGGAATCGTCTTGGAAGCCTTTGATACGCAATTGCAGCGAACCGTTGCGATCAAGGTCCTCAATCCCGAGTACGACAAAAACGACTTAGCCCGCCAACGGTTCTGCCGCGAGGCACGTGCGGCGGCGGCGATTTCGCATGAACATGTCGTCGCGATGCATAACGTGGCCAAAGAAGACGACGGCGGAATCGCCTTCTTGGTCATGCAGTACATCGAAGGCGAAACGCTTGAAAAACGCCTCACCCAATCGAAGCCGCTACCCCCGATCGAAGCAGCTCGAATCGCAATGCAGATCGCCGCCGGGTTGGCCGCGGCACATGAACGCGACATGGTTCACCGTGACATTAAACCGGCGAATATCCTGCTGGAAAAATCGTCCAATCGAGTCAAGCTGACCGACTTCGGTCTTGCTCGGGCAACCGACGATGTCCGGTTAACCAAGACGGGCATGGTCACAGGCACGCCGCTTTATATGTCGCCCGAACAGGCCACCGGGGCGGGGACCGATGAACGCAGCGACCTGTTTTCGCTCGGTGCGGTGATGTACGAAATGCTGACAGGCAAGTCGGCTTTCGAAGCCCCTTCGATTGTCGGTGTCATGAAAAGGATCATGGACGAAACACCACCGAGTCCCACGAAGCTGAACTCGGCTGTCTGCGGTCCACTTTCCGAATTGACCATGGCTTTGCTGGAGAAGTCACCTCAACGTCGACCGGAATCGGCTGCTTTCGTCGCGCAAACGCTTGCCGAAATCGTTTCGTCGATCTCACCGATCTCACCGCTTCATGTCCCTTCAATCGCGTCGACAACGACGAAGAAAGTTCGCCGCAGCGGTACCCACCGCCTCGTTTCCAAAAACACACTGCGCGCCGCTTGGGGAGCTGGCCTAGTTGGGGTACTGAGCCTGATTTTGGCGATCGCTTTCTGGGCAAACGGCGGTGTCAGTTCAGTTGAAACGACCGGACCGACGTTCCCATCGACGGTTTTAGCTGGTAATCCAGGCACCGTTTGGTCGGTGGACTTTACGCCTAACGGTGACAAGGTAGCGGCCGCAATCGAAGACGGCAGCGTCCGTCTTTGGGATGTCGCCAGTCAGAAGGTTCTACGCAGCTTTGATGCCCACAAAGGCATCGCCTGGACCATCCAGTTCCACCCCAACGGCCAATTGGTTGCGACAAGTGGTGACGACGGAATGGTCAAGCTTTGGAACGCCGAAACGCTTGAATCAGAAATCGAATGGCAAGCTGGATCGGCGGTTCGAAAAATCGCCTTTTCACCAAATGGCGATCGAATTGCAGCTGGCGACAGAAAAGGCGTTGTTCATATCTGGGATGTCAATACAGGCGACGAAATCGCAACCGTTGCCCAGGAAGGTTCGATCTTCTCCATCGCTTGGTCGGCCGATGGCAAGCACATCGCGACCGGCGGCAGCGACAAAGAGGTCCGTGTCTTTGACGCCGAAACCCTGGAAACACGCCAAACAATGCACGGCCACCCGGGACCGATTTACGATCTCGCATTCGCTCCTAAAGGCGACATGCTGGCGACCGTGGGATGGGGCAAAGCGATGTTCATGTGGAATATCGCAACCGGCGAACTGGAAACAGAACTGATTGACGAAACCGGAGGCGACAACTGGAGCGTGTCCTTCTGTGCCGACGGTTCGCATGCCGTTGTCGCTGGTAATGACGGCAAGTGCCGCATCTGGGACATTGCTACCAACGAACTGGCCGCATCATTGACCGGTCACGCTTCAGCGGTCCACAACGTTTCCCTTGACTCGACGCGATACCAGATCGCGACAAGTGGGCGTGACGGCACGGTCCGTGTGTGGGACCTAAATGGCATCGATGACGTCAAGTAA